The Mesotoga sp. BH458_6_3_2_1 genome has a window encoding:
- a CDS encoding fasciclin domain-containing protein has product MKKRIGLLVLFLVVIMAFGQKDILSILQDAEEFSSFTEMIHVVGLDNLISGPGTFTLFAPVDTAFLKLPDNTAEDLSNNLPFMRRVLLFHIVPGSLCSQVIVQNPELETLLGQSLAIDSRGGIRVDGSTILVRDIHASNGTIHVIDSVIFPHEEPDIAQVMRNTGILDVAMSAFEETSIVDVLKGEGPITVFVPSDVAFARIPCETMEALISDPEWLREVLLYHISEGLFATQDLILENEVKSLQGEIIEAKATESGSGIQDTLIIVGDIGARNGIIHIIDHVMFPHNSRRNLPSIKEALEEKGFDLMRALLESLDPNVQSNEEHHITVFAVPNEALLNLEENLKLVSSDREFLEKLLAYHVIPNEYLHSELRIAQTLFAANGKPLNIKIRDQSTVNGIPIIERDILCIDGVIHVIKSPLLLEQ; this is encoded by the coding sequence ATGAAAAAGAGAATTGGTCTGCTGGTTCTGTTTCTTGTGGTTATAATGGCATTTGGACAGAAAGACATTCTCTCAATCCTTCAAGATGCTGAAGAGTTTAGTAGTTTTACCGAGATGATTCATGTAGTTGGACTTGACAATCTTATCTCCGGTCCGGGAACCTTTACATTATTCGCTCCTGTTGACACTGCTTTTCTTAAGTTGCCTGACAACACTGCTGAAGACCTTTCAAACAATCTGCCTTTTATGCGGAGAGTCCTTCTCTTTCACATAGTACCAGGAAGCCTATGCTCTCAAGTGATCGTCCAGAATCCAGAACTTGAGACGCTTCTCGGTCAGTCACTTGCGATCGATTCAAGAGGTGGCATTAGAGTTGACGGTTCAACCATACTGGTCAGGGACATCCATGCATCGAACGGCACAATTCATGTAATAGATTCGGTGATATTCCCTCACGAAGAGCCTGACATCGCCCAGGTTATGAGGAATACCGGAATACTGGACGTGGCAATGTCTGCTTTTGAAGAGACGTCCATTGTGGATGTTCTTAAAGGCGAGGGGCCAATTACAGTCTTCGTGCCGAGCGATGTTGCCTTTGCAAGAATACCATGTGAAACAATGGAAGCCCTTATCAGTGACCCTGAATGGTTAAGAGAGGTGCTCCTTTATCACATATCGGAAGGTCTTTTCGCAACTCAGGACTTGATCCTTGAAAACGAAGTCAAGTCGCTGCAAGGAGAGATAATCGAAGCGAAAGCAACTGAATCCGGATCGGGCATACAAGACACTCTAATAATCGTGGGCGACATAGGGGCAAGAAACGGAATAATACACATCATCGATCACGTGATGTTCCCCCATAATTCTCGGAGAAACCTGCCATCGATCAAGGAGGCTCTTGAAGAAAAGGGATTCGATCTCATGCGGGCGCTTCTAGAAAGTCTTGATCCCAATGTTCAATCAAACGAGGAACATCATATCACCGTCTTTGCTGTTCCAAATGAGGCACTCCTCAATCTTGAAGAGAATCTCAAGCTGGTTTCCAGCGACCGAGAATTCCTGGAGAAACTGCTCGCCTATCACGTAATTCCAAACGAGTATCTACACTCTGAACTGAGGATCGCTCAGACCCTATTTGCAGCTAATGGAAAGCCCTTGAACATAAAGATAAGGGATCAGTCCACCGTAAACGGAATCCCGATAATCGAAAGAGATATTCTGTGCATAGACGGTGTAATCCATGTAATCAAATCTCCTTTATTACTGGAACAGTAG
- a CDS encoding ATPase has protein sequence MRSILINGEVAYNASSQILNSDTFKEILAELIRDSEEKKNSLLSLFEPFLKNTDTVDISKKYDIEGIIQLLLALTVDPIEKIDGSPYYSFPKMSNKKELLVRFVESLFSLWRNKHRFIVKRDEYTPNRFDRIFKQMVLVRTNTDLKGLVLSLYRQILINVSDIRLKILRQEPGGAQVGFIVDLPEVDKKVRVAGADFLYEMACIWSIVFEPPVIFYTRSNKRQGLFRVYDKPVLKKLDISSAKDWFLFPIHVGSKLVFVVVNKEYLALAAGLGNLFELASFDIVKHKKPDGIYVLGLDNSLFEERGDFNGVIYREDDGTYVGLVGDDPTIDYFGYMKKMILTIHNLLVIDEGRLPIHGALANIKLRNGKKANVMLIGDSGAGKSETLDALNRLSSEVSEVNILIDDMGSLDITSSGFVVAYGTETGAFVRLDDLQPGYAYSTMDRSIFMNPNEINARVIVPYSNYTEIIKPTKIDYFLYANNFDENTEDDLRIFSDPAEAAKVFSSGARMAKGTTSEKGLTYSYFANPFGAIQRRNKHEVIADRYLKAMIEAGVTVGEVRTRLGIPGFEMEGPLRAAKAMLKAIDEQE, from the coding sequence ATGAGGAGTATTTTGATTAATGGTGAAGTAGCATACAATGCTTCTTCTCAAATACTTAACAGTGACACCTTCAAAGAGATTCTTGCCGAGTTGATAAGGGACTCCGAAGAAAAGAAGAACTCGCTTCTTTCATTGTTCGAGCCGTTTTTGAAGAATACAGATACGGTAGATATTTCTAAAAAGTACGATATTGAGGGGATTATTCAGCTTCTTCTTGCACTTACGGTCGATCCGATTGAAAAGATTGACGGTTCGCCGTATTACTCCTTCCCAAAGATGAGTAACAAGAAAGAACTTCTTGTGCGGTTTGTCGAGAGCTTGTTTTCTCTCTGGAGAAACAAGCACAGATTCATTGTCAAGAGAGATGAGTACACTCCGAATCGCTTCGATAGAATTTTCAAACAGATGGTTCTAGTTAGAACTAACACCGATCTCAAGGGTTTGGTACTCAGCCTCTACAGGCAGATATTGATAAATGTTTCCGACATCAGACTCAAGATTTTGAGACAGGAGCCGGGTGGTGCTCAGGTGGGATTTATTGTGGACCTGCCTGAAGTAGATAAGAAAGTTAGGGTAGCCGGAGCCGACTTTCTTTACGAAATGGCATGCATCTGGAGTATAGTCTTCGAGCCGCCAGTAATCTTCTATACCAGGTCAAACAAGAGACAGGGATTGTTTAGGGTCTACGACAAGCCTGTCTTGAAAAAACTGGACATTTCTTCGGCAAAAGACTGGTTCTTGTTCCCCATTCACGTAGGCTCAAAACTTGTTTTCGTGGTGGTTAACAAAGAGTACCTGGCTCTGGCCGCCGGTCTGGGGAATCTATTCGAACTGGCAAGTTTCGATATCGTTAAGCACAAGAAGCCCGATGGCATATATGTTTTGGGATTAGACAACTCTCTCTTCGAAGAAAGAGGGGACTTCAACGGGGTTATTTACAGAGAAGACGACGGTACTTATGTGGGCTTAGTCGGAGACGATCCCACGATCGACTATTTCGGGTATATGAAGAAGATGATACTCACGATTCACAATCTTCTCGTTATTGACGAGGGAAGGTTGCCAATTCACGGTGCCCTTGCGAACATAAAACTTAGGAATGGGAAGAAGGCCAACGTAATGCTGATTGGCGACAGCGGAGCCGGTAAGTCCGAAACCCTTGACGCTTTGAACAGGCTTTCTTCGGAAGTATCCGAGGTAAACATCTTGATCGATGACATGGGTTCTCTCGACATAACTTCATCCGGTTTCGTGGTCGCGTACGGTACTGAGACGGGAGCATTTGTGCGTCTCGATGATCTTCAGCCGGGGTACGCCTATTCGACGATGGATCGAAGCATATTCATGAATCCTAACGAGATAAACGCCAGAGTGATTGTCCCCTATTCCAACTATACGGAGATTATTAAGCCGACAAAGATTGATTACTTTCTATATGCAAACAACTTCGACGAGAACACCGAGGACGACCTTCGCATTTTCAGTGACCCTGCCGAAGCTGCAAAGGTCTTTTCGAGCGGCGCCAGGATGGCCAAAGGGACTACATCCGAAAAGGGTCTGACCTACAGTTACTTTGCGAATCCTTTTGGAGCAATTCAAAGGCGAAATAAACATGAGGTAATAGCCGATCGTTATCTAAAAGCCATGATAGAAGCGGGGGTAACGGTTGGGGAGGTCAGGACGAGGTTAGGAATACCGGGATTCGAGATGGAGGGGCCTCTGCGAGCCGCGAAGGCTATGTTGAAGGCTATAGACGAGCAGGAGTGA
- a CDS encoding ABC transporter ATP-binding protein has translation MSRTVIEVMNLRKYYGDTKAVDGIEFDLREGEVLAILGPNGAGKTTTVEMLEGLRKPDAGKIEYFEEKLPPSSERVKEEIGVQLQSSSFFEYLSVKETLDLFRGLYRKSIPSKDLIEEVSLEDKEKTYTKNLSGGQLQRLAVAVALVNDPRVVFLDEPTTGLDPQARRMLWETILALKKKEKTIILTTHYMEEAERLADRIIIMDYGKIIARGTLDELIDSIDAENIVTFGVQGENPVPKEFLDMEGLQHVENREYSVTTRDVERILGRLFERSKKFGLLLDDVTIRKPNLEDVFITLTGRKLRD, from the coding sequence GTGTCGAGAACCGTAATTGAAGTGATGAATCTCCGGAAATACTATGGCGATACGAAGGCCGTTGACGGAATTGAATTCGATCTCAGAGAGGGAGAAGTACTGGCCATTTTAGGTCCCAACGGTGCCGGTAAGACTACAACTGTTGAAATGCTCGAAGGATTGAGAAAACCGGACGCAGGTAAGATAGAGTATTTCGAGGAGAAACTCCCTCCTTCCAGCGAGAGGGTGAAGGAGGAGATTGGTGTTCAGCTACAGTCGTCAAGTTTTTTCGAGTATCTCTCTGTCAAGGAGACTCTTGACCTTTTCAGAGGTCTTTATCGAAAGAGTATTCCATCAAAAGACCTGATCGAAGAGGTCTCACTGGAAGATAAAGAGAAAACCTACACCAAGAATCTCTCGGGAGGTCAGCTCCAGAGATTGGCGGTTGCAGTGGCTCTTGTAAATGATCCGAGAGTAGTATTTCTGGATGAACCGACTACCGGACTGGATCCTCAGGCAAGGAGAATGCTGTGGGAGACGATATTGGCTCTGAAGAAGAAGGAAAAGACGATAATCCTTACGACTCATTACATGGAAGAGGCAGAGAGATTGGCCGACAGAATAATCATAATGGATTACGGAAAGATAATCGCAAGAGGGACTTTGGATGAGCTCATTGACTCTATCGATGCTGAGAATATCGTCACTTTCGGTGTTCAGGGAGAGAATCCAGTACCTAAGGAATTTCTTGATATGGAAGGTCTTCAACATGTTGAGAACCGCGAGTATTCGGTGACAACGAGGGACGTTGAGAGAATTTTGGGACGGCTTTTCGAGAGATCCAAGAAGTTTGGTCTACTCCTGGACGACGTTACGATTCGAAAGCCCAATCTGGAGGATGTCTTCATCACCCTTACCGGCAGAAAACTGAGGGACTGA
- a CDS encoding ABC transporter permease, translated as MSRLWNFTSGLFKSEIREFQVMFWSFIFPLILYFILTSVFGSFYGSDTQGVSFRVGIVREENLAGFGKIIDEVIEGISSESGPFVKQEYGSIDDALDDLREGRQDIVLVIPAGTNAKMTSALALKMGEVPLRVHYISGKESSSIASSIIEEVINEVNLEIERRGEGEFLDIVTETRVISAIEEKPFDYKEYIFPGVALMMILSVALFNSPIGLIQYRVSGVNKKLYTTPLRSLEYFAGHFFKLIITMLISLLLLYLVATFVYRVGGSIFDIRFILTLLFSMIVTVSFGLMIASFSKKLSTVTVLGQSLYQIMMFLGGLYFPVFDLPWGLRWLVYALPTTYLVELSRRVMGYQFAPLSVGWLIAVPLIWTTFSLVVFAVNFKKVMGYE; from the coding sequence ATGAGCAGATTGTGGAATTTCACGTCGGGGCTTTTCAAGAGCGAAATCAGAGAGTTCCAGGTAATGTTCTGGAGTTTCATATTTCCGTTGATTCTCTACTTCATCCTGACATCGGTTTTCGGGTCCTTTTACGGGAGCGATACGCAGGGAGTGAGTTTCAGAGTAGGGATTGTGAGGGAGGAGAATCTTGCGGGATTTGGAAAGATTATCGATGAAGTCATTGAAGGGATCTCCTCGGAGAGCGGTCCGTTTGTCAAGCAAGAGTACGGGTCAATCGATGATGCTCTAGATGATCTTAGAGAGGGAAGGCAGGATATCGTGCTCGTTATTCCCGCCGGAACCAACGCTAAAATGACAAGCGCGCTGGCGCTCAAGATGGGTGAGGTGCCGCTTCGAGTCCATTATATCAGCGGCAAGGAATCGTCCTCAATCGCTTCGAGTATTATCGAGGAAGTAATAAACGAAGTGAATCTCGAGATCGAACGGCGGGGCGAAGGAGAGTTTCTCGATATTGTGACTGAGACCAGAGTTATTTCCGCCATTGAAGAAAAGCCCTTTGACTACAAAGAATACATCTTTCCCGGGGTAGCTTTGATGATGATTCTCTCGGTAGCTCTTTTCAACAGCCCTATTGGTCTAATCCAGTACAGAGTCTCCGGTGTTAATAAGAAACTCTACACAACGCCTTTAAGATCTCTTGAATACTTTGCGGGCCACTTCTTCAAATTGATAATAACTATGCTGATCTCATTATTGCTTCTTTACCTTGTGGCCACTTTTGTATACAGGGTTGGCGGTTCAATCTTCGATATCAGGTTTATCTTGACTCTGCTCTTTTCAATGATTGTTACTGTATCTTTTGGTCTAATGATAGCTTCCTTCTCAAAGAAGCTATCGACAGTCACCGTGCTTGGGCAGAGTCTGTACCAGATAATGATGTTTCTCGGTGGCCTTTACTTCCCCGTATTTGATCTCCCCTGGGGTCTCCGGTGGTTGGTATACGCATTACCGACCACCTATCTTGTTGAGCTCAGTAGAAGGGTAATGGGCTACCAGTTCGCGCCGCTTTCGGTGGGCTGGCTGATAGCGGTACCTCTAATCTGGACCACATTTTCACTGGTCGTTTTTGCCGTGAATTTCAAGAAGGTGATGGGCTATGAATAG
- a CDS encoding ABC transporter permease produces MNRNKLKAVFIAFAKEAFRNKLEVFFTLFFPMIFLLLFGFFFGGSSDYQKPSVGLYQTGSYDISPVIEETGAWSLNLFDDELSLEEVIRSGDILLGVTFDGEKISYLYREGDVGQMSTIEMARASISAAVEKKINNVKSVIVVENIPETAGRVRATDADYTMSGVVAISLLSAGMFSVISVFGRYRKRGVLDRFKITPLKPMTFIFGSTLTRFLVSLVSIILILIVSRLLFKTSFQIDWPLFLMSIVSSTLGMMALGLFLTLLFRNPETADTAASILMVIMIFLAGIYFPLTFLPGYLRAISIFLPVKYVAEIIRHSLGIEMVSTMYFVITNLVLSISGILLLYFTGRRYLRAS; encoded by the coding sequence ATGAATAGAAACAAGTTGAAAGCTGTCTTCATCGCCTTTGCAAAGGAAGCGTTCAGAAACAAGCTCGAAGTATTCTTCACACTGTTCTTCCCAATGATATTCCTGCTGCTCTTCGGTTTCTTTTTTGGCGGCTCAAGTGACTATCAAAAGCCCTCTGTAGGGCTTTATCAGACGGGAAGTTACGATATTTCTCCTGTTATTGAGGAGACGGGGGCATGGAGTCTGAACCTCTTTGACGATGAGCTGAGCCTGGAAGAAGTGATAAGAAGTGGGGATATCTTGCTGGGAGTTACATTCGATGGCGAGAAGATCTCCTATCTCTACCGTGAGGGTGATGTTGGTCAGATGAGTACCATAGAAATGGCAAGGGCAAGTATCTCAGCGGCCGTTGAGAAGAAAATCAACAATGTGAAATCGGTGATTGTTGTTGAGAACATTCCCGAGACGGCCGGAAGAGTTCGCGCAACCGATGCCGATTATACGATGTCAGGCGTTGTAGCGATCTCTCTCCTTTCGGCCGGGATGTTTTCAGTGATAAGCGTCTTTGGAAGGTACAGAAAGAGGGGAGTTCTGGATAGATTCAAAATCACTCCACTCAAACCCATGACTTTCATTTTTGGAAGCACTCTGACGAGATTCCTGGTCAGTCTGGTGTCAATCATCCTGATCTTGATAGTGAGCAGACTTCTGTTCAAGACAAGCTTTCAGATTGATTGGCCCCTTTTCCTTATGTCGATAGTCTCATCGACCCTCGGGATGATGGCTCTTGGCCTTTTCCTTACGCTGCTCTTCAGGAATCCGGAAACGGCCGATACGGCAGCCAGTATACTTATGGTGATAATGATCTTTCTCGCAGGAATATACTTTCCACTGACATTTCTGCCCGGTTATCTGAGAGCTATATCGATATTTCTCCCCGTTAAGTACGTGGCGGAAATAATAAGGCATTCGCTCGGAATCGAGATGGTCTCGACTATGTATTTTGTGATAACCAATCTCGTTCTTTCGATTAGCGGAATCCTACTGCTGTATTTCACAGGAAGGAGATACTTGAGAGCATCTTGA
- a CDS encoding FprA family A-type flavoprotein, whose product MSETVRIAEGIHWIGVNDFETHLFESLWPIPRGVSYNSYILIDEQVVLIDTVKGPFFSAYLDKIKSLLPAGKKVDYLVVNHMEPDHSGSIKVLKEAFPDMSVVGNEKTMDMLNAFYGVTDNVVRVEDGEELNIGSKTLRFFMTPMVHWPETMMTLEKTTGVLFSGDAFGGFGALNGGIFDDEVDVDFFEDEVLRYFSNIVGRYSAMVQKAFEKLRGVDIKVICATHGPVWRKNPSRILDLYDRWSRQETEEGVVLVYGSMYGNTQKMMEAVASGLVEGGVEKVRVHNISTTHISFIIRDIWRYRGLVMGSCTYNMELFPPMKQLVSAIENRMMKNRKIGVFGSYTWSGGALKELQQFASRSKCDQVGPVIESKSCPTQEDLDKCVELGLNMATAIKS is encoded by the coding sequence GTGAGTGAAACTGTAAGAATTGCTGAAGGGATCCACTGGATAGGAGTGAACGACTTTGAGACGCATCTCTTCGAGTCGCTTTGGCCCATTCCAAGAGGAGTGTCCTACAACTCATATATTCTGATCGATGAACAGGTCGTTCTCATTGACACTGTCAAGGGGCCTTTTTTCTCGGCATATCTCGACAAGATAAAGTCGCTTCTTCCCGCTGGAAAGAAGGTCGATTATCTAGTGGTTAATCATATGGAGCCCGATCACTCCGGTTCTATCAAGGTCCTTAAAGAGGCCTTCCCCGACATGAGTGTGGTCGGAAATGAAAAAACCATGGATATGCTAAACGCCTTTTATGGAGTGACCGATAACGTGGTAAGGGTTGAAGACGGGGAAGAGCTTAACATAGGCTCCAAAACACTCCGATTCTTCATGACGCCTATGGTGCACTGGCCAGAGACTATGATGACACTTGAAAAGACCACGGGTGTGCTGTTTTCCGGGGATGCATTCGGAGGTTTCGGAGCACTTAACGGCGGGATTTTCGACGACGAAGTCGATGTGGACTTCTTTGAGGATGAAGTTCTCAGATACTTTTCAAATATTGTCGGTAGATACAGCGCAATGGTTCAGAAGGCCTTTGAAAAACTAAGAGGTGTTGACATAAAGGTTATCTGCGCCACTCACGGGCCCGTCTGGAGAAAGAACCCTTCAAGGATTCTCGATCTTTATGATCGCTGGAGTAGACAGGAGACGGAGGAAGGCGTCGTTCTGGTATACGGTTCAATGTATGGGAACACGCAGAAGATGATGGAGGCGGTAGCTTCGGGTCTCGTCGAGGGGGGCGTCGAGAAAGTCAGGGTTCATAATATTTCGACTACGCACATTTCGTTCATCATAAGAGACATCTGGAGGTACAGGGGCCTTGTGATGGGAAGTTGTACCTATAATATGGAGCTCTTCCCTCCGATGAAGCAACTGGTTAGCGCGATAGAGAACAGGATGATGAAGAATCGCAAGATAGGTGTTTTCGGTTCCTATACCTGGAGCGGTGGAGCCCTAAAAGAGCTTCAGCAGTTCGCTTCTAGATCGAAGTGTGATCAGGTGGGTCCGGTGATTGAGTCGAAGAGTTGTCCAACGCAAGAGGATCTCGACAAATGTGTTGAACTGGGCCTTAACATGGCAACGGCGATCAAGTCATGA
- a CDS encoding acyl-CoA dehydratase activase yields the protein MEIFVGVDVGSVSTNIVALSESGEIVFKYYVRTNGQPMDAVKFGFSRLREEHNDPTVLGIGTTGSGRQLAAVLLGADIVKNEITAHGVAAFREVKEVRTIFEIGGQDSKIILIREGMVTDFAMNTVCAAGTGSFLDHQSERLGVPIERFGELALQATTEVRIAGRCTVFAESDMIAKQQYGFSKSDIIWGLCKALVRNYINNLGRGKKLEPPFVFQGGVAANKGIKKAFEEAVGHEVIVPSNYDVMGAIGAAILAREEIERKAVESSFKGFDYLNLDFRPSSFICNGCSNNCEVINAKADGEIIAVWGDRCGKWQEQLRRKERASTS from the coding sequence GTGGAGATCTTTGTTGGAGTAGATGTCGGTTCGGTGAGTACCAACATAGTGGCACTTTCCGAAAGCGGCGAGATAGTTTTCAAGTATTATGTCAGGACCAACGGTCAGCCTATGGACGCCGTTAAATTCGGTTTTTCTAGGCTGAGGGAAGAACATAACGATCCCACCGTCCTTGGCATTGGAACCACTGGCAGTGGCAGGCAGCTGGCAGCCGTCCTCCTTGGTGCAGATATTGTTAAGAACGAGATTACAGCTCACGGGGTGGCGGCATTCAGAGAAGTCAAAGAAGTGAGGACGATCTTTGAGATAGGCGGCCAGGATTCGAAAATAATACTGATTAGAGAAGGGATGGTGACCGACTTTGCCATGAACACTGTTTGTGCGGCAGGAACCGGCTCCTTCCTCGATCATCAGTCAGAAAGGCTCGGCGTACCGATTGAGAGGTTTGGAGAGCTCGCACTTCAGGCAACGACGGAAGTTCGGATTGCCGGAAGATGCACGGTTTTTGCCGAGTCCGATATGATTGCGAAGCAACAATACGGATTCTCTAAGTCCGACATTATCTGGGGTCTGTGCAAAGCACTAGTTAGGAACTACATAAACAATCTCGGTAGAGGCAAGAAACTTGAGCCGCCTTTTGTTTTTCAGGGTGGAGTAGCAGCCAACAAGGGAATAAAAAAGGCATTTGAAGAGGCCGTCGGACATGAAGTGATTGTGCCGAGTAACTACGATGTGATGGGTGCCATAGGCGCCGCGATTCTTGCCCGCGAAGAGATCGAGAGAAAGGCTGTGGAATCTTCCTTCAAGGGATTTGACTATCTCAATCTCGATTTCCGGCCTTCCAGCTTCATTTGTAACGGTTGTTCGAACAACTGCGAGGTAATCAACGCGAAAGCAGACGGAGAAATTATCGCAGTTTGGGGTGACCGATGCGGCAAATGGCAGGAGCAGCTCAGAAGAAAGGAAAGAGCCTCTACTAGTTGA